Proteins encoded together in one Cyanobium sp. WAJ14-Wanaka window:
- the def gene encoding peptide deformylase translates to MAIREVLRMGNPLLRQIAEPVENPLAADIQQLITDLRETMQARSGAGLCAPQIGISKRVLIYGNGAPNPRYPDAGIIQETVLINPILTAICTGQQTESEMQTGWEGCLSVPGLRGEVQRWRRLRLQACNANGQEIDRILEGFEARVVQHECDHLDGILFPDRLISPTRIGYIEELVLSGQIPAVPA, encoded by the coding sequence ATGGCCATAAGAGAAGTATTGCGGATGGGAAATCCGCTGCTGCGCCAGATAGCCGAGCCCGTTGAAAATCCCCTTGCGGCTGATATCCAGCAGTTGATCACGGATCTTCGGGAGACGATGCAGGCCAGGAGTGGCGCAGGGCTCTGCGCACCACAAATTGGCATCTCCAAACGGGTTCTGATCTATGGCAATGGAGCCCCCAATCCCCGCTATCCGGACGCGGGGATAATTCAGGAAACGGTACTAATTAACCCCATACTCACAGCGATATGCACCGGGCAGCAAACTGAATCTGAGATGCAAACCGGCTGGGAAGGCTGCCTGAGCGTGCCTGGGCTAAGGGGCGAAGTGCAACGTTGGCGGCGTTTACGCCTGCAGGCATGCAACGCGAACGGGCAGGAAATTGATCGAATTTTGGAGGGCTTCGAGGCGAGGGTTGTGCAGCACGAGTGCGACCACTTGGATGGCATTCTCTTCCCTGATCGCTTGATTTCGCCAACCCGAATTGGCTACATTGAAGAACTAGTTTTGTCGGGACAAATCCCAGCCGTACCAGCCTGA
- a CDS encoding glycosyl hydrolase family 57 yields MAHQSLPPIAGNEAEILALVQKPGPVFLANTNLKLEQISSGFACALHMHQPTIPAGAHGELISHLQYMLDHPGEGDNHNAEAFANCYRRLAEILPQLIRDGCNPRIMLDYSGNLLWGIGQMGRQDIIDGLKSLACDPSLQPHVEWLGTFWSHAVAPSTPIPDLKLQILAWQHNFAALFGNEALQRVKGFSPPEMHLPNHPDTFYEFVKALKECGYQWLLVQEHSVENLDGSCLSHGQKYLPNQLVARNSSGETITILALIKTQGSDTKLVGQMQPCYEAIGLGRQALAGVMVPSLVSQIADGENGGVMMNEFPSAYIQANQTIAARAKDGASGGASSQSTVAINGSEYLELLEQSGIKPTDYPMIQPVHQHKLWQKVGNQAPQPAPQQATEAAIAELQATDHTFSMAGASWTNNLSWVEGYANVLEPMNQLSAEFHQVFDPLVAKDPAITKSPQYQEALLHLLLLETSCFRYWGQGAWTDYASEIHRRGSALIGLAKQN; encoded by the coding sequence ATGGCCCACCAATCCCTGCCACCGATCGCGGGCAACGAGGCCGAGATTCTCGCCCTGGTGCAAAAACCAGGGCCTGTTTTTTTAGCAAACACCAATCTCAAGCTGGAGCAGATCAGTTCAGGCTTTGCCTGCGCCCTGCACATGCACCAACCCACAATTCCAGCCGGGGCCCATGGGGAACTGATCTCCCATCTCCAATACATGCTGGATCACCCCGGCGAAGGAGACAATCACAACGCCGAAGCATTTGCCAACTGCTATCGGCGCCTCGCCGAAATACTGCCCCAGCTAATAAGGGACGGCTGCAATCCCAGGATCATGCTGGATTATTCCGGCAATTTGCTCTGGGGAATTGGCCAAATGGGCCGCCAAGACATCATCGACGGCCTCAAAAGCCTGGCCTGCGACCCCAGCCTGCAACCGCACGTGGAATGGCTCGGCACCTTCTGGAGCCACGCCGTGGCACCCTCAACACCAATTCCAGACCTGAAGCTGCAGATCTTGGCCTGGCAGCACAATTTTGCAGCCCTATTTGGCAACGAAGCCCTCCAAAGGGTGAAGGGATTCTCACCGCCGGAAATGCACCTGCCAAACCATCCAGATACCTTCTATGAATTTGTAAAAGCCCTCAAGGAGTGTGGCTACCAGTGGCTGCTGGTGCAGGAGCACAGCGTCGAGAACCTAGATGGCTCATGCCTCAGCCATGGCCAAAAATATCTGCCAAACCAACTGGTGGCCCGCAACTCAAGCGGCGAAACCATAACCATCCTGGCCCTCATTAAGACCCAGGGTTCCGATACCAAACTGGTGGGTCAAATGCAGCCCTGCTATGAGGCAATCGGGCTGGGGCGCCAGGCGCTGGCGGGCGTAATGGTCCCGTCGCTTGTTTCCCAGATTGCCGATGGAGAGAATGGCGGCGTGATGATGAACGAATTTCCATCGGCCTACATCCAGGCAAACCAAACCATCGCCGCCCGGGCAAAAGATGGGGCCTCTGGCGGGGCATCTAGCCAGTCAACCGTTGCAATCAATGGCAGTGAATATCTGGAGCTGTTGGAGCAAAGCGGTATCAAGCCAACTGACTACCCAATGATTCAGCCAGTTCACCAACACAAGCTTTGGCAAAAGGTTGGCAACCAAGCCCCCCAGCCGGCACCGCAGCAGGCCACAGAAGCTGCTATTGCTGAATTACAGGCCACTGACCACACCTTTTCGATGGCTGGGGCCTCCTGGACCAACAACCTCAGCTGGGTTGAGGGCTACGCCAATGTGCTCGAACCGATGAACCAACTCAGTGCCGAATTCCACCAGGTATTTGATCCCCTCGTGGCGAAGGATCCAGCAATAACCAAAAGCCCCCAATACCAGGAGGCGCTATTGCACCTACTGCTGTTGGAAACCAGCTGTTTCCGCTATTGGGGGCAGGGGGCCTGGACCGACTACGCCAGCGAAATCCACCGCAGGGGTTCTGCCCTAATCGGCCTAGCTAAACAAAACTAG
- a CDS encoding extracellular solute-binding protein: MQTLQLLRQARRQGALALLALGATGVAIAAIGIEAAQAQTQEIGVYSGRHYNSDKQLYQQFTARTGIKVKLLEAKDDALIERLRTEGKNSPADVLVLVDAARLDNAADLGLFRASPSAALLRDVPLNLRDGRGRWYGLTRRVRVVIVNPKLVNPSSIRTYADLANPALKGKLCLRDSKSVYNQSLVADQMILRGDAATATWVKAMAANVTKPYFSSDTPLIRAVAGGQCAVGLVNTYYVARMLSGENGAADKALASQVKVIFPNPAHVNISGAGVVKTSKNPEAALKLIEFLASPTGGRGYAEANNEYPLKGYGNNPILQRFGSFKGDGVSAEQMGAKNKAAIQLMASNGWK, encoded by the coding sequence ATGCAAACATTGCAATTGCTTCGCCAAGCCCGGCGTCAAGGAGCCTTGGCCCTACTGGCCTTAGGCGCCACCGGAGTGGCTATCGCAGCCATCGGCATCGAAGCAGCCCAGGCCCAAACCCAGGAGATCGGGGTCTACTCCGGCCGGCATTACAACTCCGACAAGCAGCTCTATCAACAGTTCACGGCCCGCACCGGCATCAAGGTGAAGCTGTTGGAGGCCAAGGACGACGCCCTGATTGAGCGCCTGCGCACGGAAGGGAAAAACAGCCCTGCAGATGTGCTGGTGCTGGTGGATGCAGCCCGACTGGACAACGCCGCCGACCTGGGCCTGTTTCGAGCAAGCCCATCTGCCGCCCTACTCAGGGACGTACCCCTAAATTTGCGCGATGGCAGGGGCCGCTGGTATGGGCTTACCCGCCGGGTGCGGGTGGTGATTGTCAATCCAAAGCTGGTGAATCCCAGCAGCATCCGCACCTACGCCGACCTTGCCAATCCGGCCCTGAAGGGAAAGCTCTGCCTGCGCGACAGCAAAAGTGTCTACAACCAGTCGCTGGTGGCCGATCAAATGATCCTGCGGGGTGATGCCGCCACGGCGACATGGGTCAAGGCAATGGCTGCCAACGTGACCAAGCCCTATTTCAGCTCCGATACCCCCCTTATCCGTGCGGTTGCCGGTGGGCAGTGCGCAGTGGGTCTGGTGAACACCTACTACGTGGCGCGCATGCTCTCCGGGGAAAACGGCGCAGCAGACAAAGCCCTGGCCAGCCAGGTGAAGGTGATCTTCCCCAATCCCGCCCACGTGAATATCAGCGGTGCCGGCGTTGTGAAGACATCAAAGAACCCCGAGGCGGCCCTCAAGTTGATCGAATTTCTGGCTTCTCCAACGGGCGGCCGCGGTTACGCCGAAGCCAACAACGAATATCCCCTCAAGGGATACGGCAACAATCCCATCCTCCAGCGCTTCGGGAGCTTCAAGGGCGATGGCGTTTCCGCCGAGCAGATGGGCGCCAAAAACAAGGCCGCCATCCAGCTAATGGCCAGCAACGGCTGGAAATAG
- a CDS encoding iron ABC transporter permease: protein MLGIGVLLLCGLALAPLLGLVWFAFGPGEAVGGAVGESLSFDLGADGPAQAQNTLALVALVGLLSALLGTATGWITARCSFPGRRWLRIAQLLPLASPSYLLAATWIDLGSRYGIRIHGFAPTLVVLLLSTYSYVFLLSTESFSVSGRRQLEASRSLGVGPWGSFWRVALPMALPSIGAGVALGGMEVVNELGAVQLLGVPTLSSGILMRWQQDGDPQGAVALALMALVIVVLLVAAERNLRGRSRCWNLGNDGDSDLRWPLARQRRWLGQLVCLLPPLVSLGVPLLWALLSWDQIRSEDSSELLALGGRSFGLALLAAFLTVAAGLVLAIAKRWLANGLIQRLSFVAGLGYAIPGAVLALALMLIGGPLALAPMLLLVWGYADRFLAVSKGGLDAALERIPPSVDEAATSLGSSWLGVLQRVHLPLLRGPLLVGGLLVFVDTVKELPLTFALRPFDFDTLAVRVFQYASDERVGAALVPALMILALGILAAMALIPSLDRLERN, encoded by the coding sequence CTGCTGGGAATCGGCGTACTGCTGCTCTGTGGGCTGGCGTTGGCGCCGCTGCTGGGGTTGGTCTGGTTTGCCTTCGGGCCCGGCGAGGCGGTAGGCGGGGCGGTAGGCGAGTCGCTCAGTTTTGATCTGGGTGCCGACGGCCCAGCCCAGGCGCAAAACACCTTGGCCCTGGTGGCCCTTGTTGGCCTGCTCAGCGCTCTGCTGGGCACCGCCACCGGCTGGATCACCGCCCGTTGCAGTTTTCCAGGAAGGCGCTGGTTGCGCATTGCCCAGTTGCTCCCCTTGGCCAGCCCGAGCTATCTGCTGGCCGCCACCTGGATCGACCTTGGCAGCCGTTATGGCATCAGGATCCATGGCTTTGCTCCAACGCTGGTGGTGTTGCTGTTGAGCACCTACAGCTACGTGTTTCTGCTCTCCACGGAGAGCTTCTCAGTTAGCGGGCGCCGCCAGTTAGAAGCAAGTCGCAGCCTAGGAGTTGGGCCATGGGGCAGCTTTTGGAGGGTGGCCCTGCCCATGGCGTTGCCCTCGATCGGGGCTGGCGTGGCCCTGGGGGGAATGGAGGTGGTGAATGAACTTGGAGCCGTGCAGCTGCTGGGTGTTCCCACCCTCTCCTCCGGCATCCTGATGCGCTGGCAACAGGACGGCGATCCCCAGGGGGCAGTGGCCCTGGCATTGATGGCCCTGGTGATTGTGGTGTTGCTGGTGGCGGCTGAGCGCAATTTGCGCGGGCGCAGCCGCTGTTGGAACCTCGGCAACGATGGCGACTCCGATCTCCGCTGGCCCCTGGCCCGGCAGCGGCGCTGGCTGGGCCAGCTGGTTTGCCTGCTGCCACCGCTGGTCAGCCTGGGGGTGCCCCTGCTGTGGGCCCTGCTCAGCTGGGATCAAATTCGCAGTGAAGACAGCAGCGAATTGCTGGCCCTCGGTGGCCGCAGCTTTGGCTTGGCCCTACTGGCGGCCTTCCTTACCGTGGCGGCCGGTTTGGTGCTGGCCATCGCCAAACGCTGGCTTGCCAACGGCCTGATCCAACGACTCTCCTTCGTGGCGGGCCTGGGCTACGCGATCCCGGGGGCGGTGTTGGCCTTGGCACTGATGTTGATTGGCGGGCCCCTGGCTCTGGCGCCAATGCTCCTGTTGGTTTGGGGCTATGCCGATCGATTTTTAGCGGTGTCGAAGGGGGGGCTTGATGCGGCCCTTGAGCGCATTCCTCCAAGTGTGGATGAGGCGGCCACTTCCCTTGGCAGCAGTTGGCTGGGGGTATTGCAACGGGTCCATCTGCCCCTACTGAGGGGCCCGCTGTTGGTGGGGGGGCTGCTTGTGTTTGTGGACACCGTGAAGGAGTTACCCCTCACCTTCGCCCTACGGCCCTTTGATTTCGACACCCTGGCGGTGCGGGTGTTCCAGTACGCCAGCGATGAGCGGGTGGGGGCTGCCCTGGTGCCAGCTCTGATGATCTTGGCTTTGGGAATCCTGGCGGCCATGGCCCTAATCCCCAGCCTTGATCGGCTTGAGCGCAACTAA
- a CDS encoding helix-turn-helix domain-containing protein — translation MPIGQSVLLDPNLRPGSSCIEVLEGMARVYCPCEETEGMTLAFLQPGDQLRTDRLCSEGVCVEALTPLIFSTEAESTGGNAGFDPVNEWTLQLLRIRHLGNAELRLHALLSLLVRRLGRRCGDWCDLPFRLTHERIAELIGTTRVTTTRMISKIRHADLLQVPSGVNCLRLAPALVESAPLAAAL, via the coding sequence ATGCCGATTGGCCAGAGCGTTTTGCTCGATCCCAACCTGCGGCCCGGGAGCAGCTGCATTGAGGTCCTGGAGGGCATGGCGCGGGTGTATTGCCCCTGTGAAGAAACCGAAGGGATGACCCTCGCCTTTCTGCAGCCCGGCGACCAGCTGCGCACCGACCGTCTCTGCAGCGAAGGGGTCTGCGTGGAGGCGCTCACCCCCCTGATATTCAGCACCGAGGCCGAATCCACGGGGGGTAATGCGGGGTTTGATCCGGTCAATGAGTGGACTTTGCAGCTGCTGAGGATCCGCCACCTCGGCAATGCTGAACTGCGTTTACACGCCCTGCTGAGCCTGTTGGTGCGCCGCCTGGGGCGCCGCTGCGGCGACTGGTGCGACCTGCCCTTCCGCCTCACCCATGAGCGCATCGCTGAATTGATCGGCACCACCAGGGTCACCACCACCCGGATGATTTCCAAGATTCGCCATGCCGACTTACTGCAGGTACCCAGTGGCGTCAACTGCCTGCGGCTGGCACCGGCCCTAGTTGAATCGGCCCCGCTGGCAGCCGCGCTTTAG